A window of the Carassius gibelio isolate Cgi1373 ecotype wild population from Czech Republic chromosome B16, carGib1.2-hapl.c, whole genome shotgun sequence genome harbors these coding sequences:
- the LOC127975491 gene encoding uncharacterized protein LOC127975491 has translation MEGNTRSMFLLLVSFLLQTFAFMQLLLTERQRDRRLQTKILNYRRKNFVACIRRQRRYLQLKKNSYVYSYGYTEVCATDMGHSAYTWESVLNNFDEYMWTEHFRMLRDTFEYVLQLVRPSYLLRKTTGWRKPLEPRLRLAVVLWWYATPSEYRTISCLFGLGISTVCMLVRQVTYALKATLCKRFICMPQGQHLQKTIDGFVARGYKMCAGAIDGCHIPIIKLHEDQAYCNRKGWHSIVLQAFVDHNVCFTDVYVGWPGRTHDARVLANSPIYQMAKAQDGYLFPREKSMVVNGVEVPIHLIGDATYPLKKWLMKGFPNHQNLTLNQSHYNFCLSSARMVVENAFGRLKGRWRCLLKRNDVDINIVSDIVVACY, from the exons ATGGAGGGTAATACGCGGTCAATGTTTCTGTTGTTGGTTTCATTTTTGTTACAAACTTTCGCATTTATGCAGCTGCTTTTGACAGAGAGACAACGTGATAGACGACTACAAACAAAAATACTTAATTATAGGAGAAAAAATTTTGTCGCTTGCATCCGAAGGCAGAGGCGATACctgcagctaaaaaaaaacagttatgttTACTCATATGGCTACACAGAAGTCTGTGCGACGGACATGGGCCATTCCGCGTATACATGGGAAAGTGTTTTGAACAATTTTGATGAATATATGTGGACGGAACACTTTCGCATGTTGAGAGATACGTTTGAGTATGTGCTGCAGCTTGTGAGACCCTCTTATTTGCTACGAAAAACTACCGGCTGGCGAAAACCGCTGGAACCCCGACTGAGACTCGCAGTTGTGTTGTGGTGGTACGCTACCCCAAGTGAATACAGGACCATATCCTGTTTATTTGGCCTTGGAATATCAACAGTCTGCATGCTTGTTCGTCAG GTAACATATGCTCTGAAGGCGACCCTTTGCAAGCGGTTTATATGCATGCCTCAAGGCCAGCATCTCCAAAAAACCATTGATGGTTTTGTTGCCCGTGGCTACAAGATGTGTGCAGGTGCCATTGATGGATGCCACATACCAATAATAAAACTTCATGAGGACCAGGCTTACTGCAACCGTAAAGGATGGCACTCTATTGTGTTGCAGGCCTTTGTGGATCACAATGTATG cttTACGGATGTGTATGTGGGTTGGCCTGGTCGAACTCATGATGCAAGAGTGCTAGCCAACTCTCCCATATACCAAATGGCCAAGGCCCAGGATGGGTATTTGTTTCCTCGTGAG aaatctaTGGTGGTGAATGGAGTGGAGGTTCCCATCCATCTTATTGGAGATGCGACATACCCCCTTAAAAAATGGCTAATGAAAGGGTTCCCAAATCACCAAAATCTGACACTCAACCAGTCTCACTACAATTTCTGCTTGAGTTCAGCTCGAATGGTCGTAGAAAATGCCTTCGGTCGCCTCAAAGGTCGCTGGAGATGTTTACTGAAGCGCAATGATGTCGACATAAATATCGTGTCTGATATAGTTGTAGCTTGTTACTGA